Sequence from the Helianthus annuus cultivar XRQ/B chromosome 13, HanXRQr2.0-SUNRISE, whole genome shotgun sequence genome:
AGCGGAACTAAGGTGAGCGGCAGTGGTGATTCATGTCGGCTAAAATAGTGAGTCGAAGGTCCGATTTCAGCGGCGAGGAGTTGTGGTGGTTGTTCGGAAGGCTGCTTCACAGAGAGACCAAAAAGAAACTACGATGGTGGTCACGATCGATCGAGCGTGGGGGTGTGGTGGCTGATCGAGATCGGAGAATTACAGCGACGGGACCGATGGCGGCGAATGCGGTGGTGATGGCTTCAACGAAACTCCAAAATCAGATTCAGAATTGATTATGAGAGTGGTTTATAAAGAACGGTGATTCAATTATCGCATCCCATAATCTTCGGCAAGTTAGTTCGATGAGATAGTGTTGAAAATTATAAAGAAGATGGCCATAGAGATAAGAATAGGTTTGCCGCAAAAACCGACGTCGGAACTGTAGTTTGAAGTATGCTTTGAAGTAtgctttataataaaataatatatcaatatcatattttctttctttttctatTTCATATACGTAACAAAGAAACCCAAAAGTTACAtgcataacaatttttttttatttactatattattataatataaaattgtTGGATATTACAACATTAGTTTGGGCAAATTTACAACAAATTAGGGTGTAAATCAGGAAGGAGTTTGGAACACATGTAGAGACATTCATATATGCATAAGAATTAGAAATTGGATGAACTTAAAGATTTGTGTAAAAGGAATGAGAGAGAGGTAAGCTGGATTAAGTTGCAAAAATAAAAGCACAGTCTTCAACAAACAGAAGCATATTAACATATTCATTCGTAAATCGATGACCATAATTACAGCCACAATACACGGGAAAGCATGTGCATGTAAAGTAACCGTTGGCAATTGACATTAATTTAATCCATTAAGTATTATAAAACGTACTAGCCAAGAGGTTGTCATGTGGCTGACAGCTATTCCTTACAAAAGATACAATCACTATAAGCAGCTGTGAGTTCTATCAGTATCTACACTCTTGTCATTCTATCACTATCACACATACCAAATATTCTCgtttctcatcttcactgtctGCTAACAAtggctgaagctgctgctgctgcccTCGTCAAAGTCATTTTTCAGAAGCTAGCCGATGAAGCCTTCAAGAAATATGCTCGCTCTCAGAACATTCACTCGGAGCTCAAGCAATTGGGGATCACGTTGACCCAGATCCAAGCTCTGCTGAATGACGCTTCTCACAAGGAAACAACTCATGAATCTGTCAGGCTATGGCTCAATAGTCTCCAACATTTGGCTTACGATATCGATGACGTGCTCGACGATGTGGCTACCGAAGCTATGCATCGTGAGCTGACACCGGAATCAGAAGCAAGCACCAGCATGGTAAGAAAGCTCCTCATCCCAACTTGCTGCACAAACTTCTCACTAAGTCATAGGTTGACTCCCAAGTTAGATAGTATCAACAGCAAGTTACAACATCTAGAAAAACAAAAGTCTGATCTGGGTTTGATTGTGAAAGATGAAAAGCCAAAAGGTACTAGTAGAAGAAACGAAACATCTTTGCTAGAATCTGATGTTGTTGGGCGAGAAGGTGAAAGAGAGAAGCTGATCAACAAGTTGTTGCAGGATGAGCCATCTAAACAAAACTTCATCATCGTACCCATCGTTGGTATGGGTGGGGTGGGGAAGACCACTCTTGCTAGAATATTGTACAACGATACGCGAGTGAAGGGTCAGTTTGAACTCATGGCATGGGTTTGCGTGTCCGATGAGTTTGATATATTTAAAATAAGTCAAACCATCTATCAATCTGTGGTTAAAGAAAGCAAACAATTTACAGATACAAATCAGCTTCAAATTGCTCTTAAAGAGAAACTTGAGGGCAAACGATTTCTAGTAGTGCTCGATGATGTGTGGAATGAAAACTATGACGACTGGGAAAACCTAGTGCGTCCATTTCATTCTGGGGCTACTGGAAGTCGGGTGATCATGACAACTCGCAAGCAGCAACTGCTCAAAAAGATAGGTTTTAATCATCTAGACCATCTTGAGCGTTTGTCGCATGAAGATGCTTTGTCTTTATTAGCTCTACATGCATTGGATGTGGATAACTTTGACTCACACGCAACACTTAAACCACAAGCTGAAGGTATTGTAAAAAAATGTGGTGGTTTGCCTTTAGCTTTAAAGGCAATTGGAAGGTTAATGAGAACCAAAACCCAAGAAGAAGAATGGAATGATGTGTTGAACAGTGAGATATGGGATttagaaagtgctgatgaaattGTCCCAGCCCTTCGGCTAAGTTACCATGATCTTTCTGCCGATTTGAAGCGATTGTTTGCTTATTGCTCTTTATTCCCTAAGGACTTTTTGTTTGAAAAAGAAGAGTTGGTATTATTATGGATGGCCGAAGGGTATCTGAATGAGTCAGTTGCAAACAAATCACCAGAATGCTTGGGCCATGAATGTTTTGAGAAATTGCTATCGAGGTCCTTTTTCCAACGTGCACCTAGCGGTGAACCCTTTTTTGTGATGCATGATCTCATCAACGACCTGGCCACATTTGTTGCTGGAGAATATTTTTTAAGGTTTGATAATCAGATGGATATGACGGAGGAAGCTTTAGCCAAGTACCGACATATGTCATTTATTCGAGAGGAGTATGTAGCTTTCCAGAAGTTCGGGGCATTTGAAAAGGCCAGAAGTTTGAGAACATTGTTAGCGGTATATGTTGGGGTAGATCATTGGTGGAATGATTTTTACTTATCCAGCAAGATTTTGGTTGACTTACTTCCTGAGCTACCATTATTAAGGGTTCTTTCTTTGAGTCGTTTTAGTATAAGCGAGGTACCAAATTCCATTGGTACTTTGAAGCACCTGAGGTATCTTAATCTATCAAAAACTAATATCAAAGAGTTACCGGAGAATGTTGGTAATCTTTATAATTTACAAACATTGATAGTTTTTGGGTGTAAGAGTTTGACCAATTTGCCTAAAAGCTTCTTTAAACTCAAAAGGCTGAGGCATTTTGACATCAGAAATACTCCACTTTTGAAGAAGTTGCCTTTGGGAATTGGTGAGTTGAAAAGCCTGCAGACTCTCACTAGGATCATCATCGGAGGAAACAGTAGCTTTTCAATAACCGAGCTTAAGGGGTTGAAGGATCTGCACGGGGAAATTTCCATTGAGGGGTTGAACAAAGTGCAGAGCTCAATGCATGCACGAGAAGCAAACTTATCTTTCAAAGGGATTGACAAGTTAGAGTTGAAATGGGATGATGGGTCTGCAAGTGAAACACTTGAGAAGGAAGTTCTGAATGAGCTAAAGCCCCGCAGTGATAAGTTGAAAATGCTTGAGGTTGAGTGTTACGAGGGAATGGAGTTTCCAAAATGGGTTGGGGATCCGTCTTTTAATAGATTGGTTCATGTGTCGCTACGCGCTTGTAGAAAATGTACATCTCTACCGCCACTTGGGCGACTACCttcacttgaaattctaaggtttGAAGATATGTCGAGTTGGGAGGTATGGTCAACCAATAGCGAGGCAATGTTTCCATGCCTTAGAGAGCTTCAAATAAAAAATTGTCCCAATTTGATTGATGTCTCAGTTGAAGCATTACCTTCACTAAGAGTTTTAAGAATATATAAATGTTGTGAAAGTGTGCTGAGAAGTCTGGTTCGAGCAGCTTCATCAACCACAGAGATGGAAATCGGATCAATTTTAGGGCTTACGGATGAGGTGTGGAGAGGTGTTATAGAGAATTTAGGGGCATTAGAAGAACTAAGCATACAGGATTGTGATGAAATAAGATACCTGTGGGAATCAGATGCAGAGGCAAGTAAAGTTCTTGTAAATTTAAAGGAACTGAAGGTATCTGGATGTAAAAAATTGGTGAGTTTAGGAGAGAAAGAGGAGGATGAGGATAACATTGGGAGCAACCTCCTATCATCCCTTAGGAAGTTGGAGATACAGTCATGTGAAAGTATGGAGCGTTTGTGTTGTCCAAATAGCATTCAGAGTTTAAGAATCTTTTTCTGTGATTCACTTAGACATGTCTCCTTCCCaagagcaacaacaacaggtgGAGGAGGGCAGAATCTCAAGTCACTTACTATAGATataagtttttgtgaaaatctaAAATCAATAAATCAATTGAGTAACTCCACTCACCTCACCTCTTTGTCAATAAGTTATTGTGGAAACATGGAGTTATTTTCTGATCTTCATCAGCTATCAAACCTCACCAGGTTGTATATATCAAGTTGTGAAAGCATAGAGTCATTTCCTAACCTCCAGCTTCCGAATCTCACAGATCTGGATGTAAGATATTGCAAAAACATGAAGGCATTTGGTGACCTGCAGCTACCAAATCTAATCAGTTGTAGCATATGGAGCTGTAAAAATCTGGAGTCATTTCCTGACCTTCAGCTATCAAAACTCACCATGTTAAAAGAGATGGATATCAGATATTGTCCAATGATGGATGCTTCCTTTCCTCGTGGGCTTTGGCCTCCCAATTTGTGTCTCCTTAGAATAGGGGGGTTGAAAAAGCCCATCTCAGAATGGGGCAATCAGAATTTCCCAGCTTCCCTTGTTGACCTAACGTTATCTGATGAACCTGATGTGAGGAATTTTAGTCAATTGTCCCACCTTTTCCCTTCTTCTCTTACATCTCTGTACATAGTAAGCTTTGATATACTGGAATCACTTTCAACGGGACTCCAACACCTCACATCCCTTCAACATCTGTTGATTGACGATTGTCCAAAGGTGAATGATCTACCAGAGACGCTGTTACCTTCACTTTTGTGTTTGAGTATAAGTAATTGCCCAAAATTGAAAGAAAGGTGTGAAGGAAGAGGCTCCCATTACTGGCCCCTCATCTCTCATATCCCCTGCATCGAAATTGAAGACTAATTGAAAGAAAGGTACATACATGTTAATTAAATATCAGTTAATTAAATATCAAAGTTTTGGCTGCTGGTTTCTTTCTAGTTTGGGCCTGTTTTAATGTTGGAAGCCCAACTGGTTTACAATTAAGGAATGTTATTTAGCCCAACATAATTCATAGTGTTCATTTAGGTGTTTACCAAAACCAGCTCGGTTTGGTTAAAACCGTTTTGAGTCAAAATCTGTTCGGTCGTAAGCCGGTTATGAAGTAAAATATTTGATCCCATACAAATCGGTTTGGGCCTCATTGAAAGCTTTTCACCTTTTTAAACCCCTAGTTTTCTAATATTACCATGGCCGGCTCTTAGGGGTGGATGGGTCGGGCGACCACCCGAGGCCCAAATCTCCTGCAGCCgtaaatttttaaaaaatctgatttttagTATATATGTTTTAAGCTTTTTAATACATTTTAAGCTTTTTTATATAAATAGTTTTTTTAAAATACATATTTTAGGGCTCGATTTTCACTACTCGCCCAGGGcccaaagttttttttttagaattcttGGGGACGGCCCCGATTATACCTGTTTTTCAAACAGGTTCGAGTGCAAACCGGTTTTAGTAACAAGAGTAGGATTTGACATACAAATTTGCGGTTGTGGTCAGTTTGGGTCAAACCGGTTTCAGGTATGGTATCGGGCCGGGTTACATGATCTGTGCAAAAGTTAACGAATATTAGTTTGGccaacaaaaaataaaagattgcCCTAACAAAAATAGGCAACTTGGGATTTTAtctaaataattgtaatgttcacTCTTATATGTTAAAACCTTGTATATGATGTTGGTGTTAGACTTGTATGTTTCTGTATTTTTCTGTATTCATTCACTCTAGGCATTACGCTTAGTCACATTTCTTTCTCCGCGACAGGCAATCTAGGCTGTATTGGGAACTCTAAAGTGTGATAAGGAATTGACGGAGATTGAAGACCAAGATTATCACACCAGAGGCTAAGTTACAGTAAAAGGGTCAAAGTGGTTGATGAGTTTCCAGACGAAGACTAAACAAATGAACAAGGGACAAGATGAGTTCTAGCAAGCATATACTTTTTTTCCTACAGAAATTACGGGTGGATTGCATAACGAGTCGAAAGAGGTCTGGGTTAAGAAAAATGGTAGTAAGGGTTGAAATGGGTCAGGTCAGGTTGGATTGTTGGACTGACATGCAAACACTTTAATTTCTTTTAACCTCATCTCTAGTTAATGTTTTAACTACGGTTATAAAAAATATACTAATTTTATAGTAGTCTAACTTTCTTTTAATAGTGTTTAGAAGGTGTTATGTGTTTTGGTTATATTCTTGTTAAAATTGATTTTCAAAACAATGGTTTGGCCACTAATGTCAAAGTGTGTTGTTTGACCCTTGACTACAGTTTAAGAAAGAAGACATTCTACCAAGGTTTCTGCATATCAACCACACACATCCAAAGTCACAGATATTGAAGAATTTGCAAATATATAGTACGAGTGAAGAAAGCCTAGAAAAGATACAGTATCTTCATGCAGATTTTAACGAAACTCTCAAGACTTGTATCATGCAGTTCCAGTGGTATTATGCATTCAAAAGTAATTTTACATATTAAAAGGTAATAAAAAAAGTGAAGTAATATGTTGCAGTTTTTCATATGCTTTTGTTTACTAGGATGGAATATTTAGGTGGAAGGTAACCAATGATGCTTAATCTTTACATTGATGGTGATATGGAGTTGATCCGTGATTTACCAAACTCGTATTTGGAGCAACTAGACACACAGAAGTGAGCTAGAAAATGGTTTAAAACTGAAAAGGGCATAACTTTCATCACATGTGGAGTTATACGTCTCAACGAGCCACGTGCTTGGACAAATGCAATAGACAAAACCCGACTCACGGGACCCAATTTCACATCTAGAGCTCCGATATTGAACTCAAGGTTTTGCCTGATTTTAGTTATTTTCGTTGGTTTGTATGGATCTTGAATTAAATAATTATATGTTTATGTAGGCTGTTAACTTGGAGGGAGCCTTATAATTGACAAGAGGTTCATAATGAAGAAGCCTTGCCACTAAAAAGGAACCCCTAGAGCTTGTGTCTGGTCGCTCATGGGCTAAGTTACCTCTGATGGTAACTTATAACTAATGAAGAATCAGTGGAACCTGCCTCTGATGGCAAGTTACCATCTGGTGAAGATTGATAAAGATTTCTTGTTAAGGAACAAGAGATGCCACATGTCGGTCTATCATCGGATTAAGACAGTCAATTAAGATGTTATACCTAATTATCACTTATGTAAATCTTAACAAGATTATGAATACACGAGTCCGCATTGAATTTATTGCCACTTGACCCCATAGCTTCTTGGGTCAAGCAGTTAGAGGAAATCTGCAAGTAACCCTCTTCATAGCTAGAGTGGAAATCGCCTGTAATTTTTTATTGTATTATGAAACATTCAATTTTTATTAATAACTTGTGCTTAAAACAGTGATACCTGACATATCGATTAACTTAATATTCCATTGCAAACTAACTAATAAGCGATCTAGGGTATTCGCTAAGCCTTAGTTTGATTGTGATCCACACAAAGTCAAACTCTCAAACAATTTGTGTCCTAGAACATGTAATTCTCTTGGTAGTAACTCAAATGGTATCCATTCATGTTGCAATATCTCTTATAAAGTTTACAAAAATATTGTCCATTCATGGATCCAGTATCCTGAAAGAGAAAGACTAGCAATGAAGTAACAGAACAAAAGATGTCATAAAAGTCAAAgcttaatgaaaaaaaaaattttaagaGATAATAAAAACCAAACTCATATCAAGAAATTTATAATAAaacgaaaaattaaaaaaaaacacagcAAGTCAACCTTTAATCAAGAAACATCATAACATTTAAACTAATGTGTTCTATTTATTTGAATATCATGAAATGATACAAAAGTCCAACCAAATAAATTTTGCTCTATTAGTCACAAATCCAACAATAATACTACTACAATAAATTACATTCGCGCTAGTTAACAAGAACGCAAAGTTCTCAAATGAAGAACACGATGGGCCACAAAAACTTGTTCATCGCGTGAGATCCCTCATTCCTCCTTACTTGAAGCAACATCATATACCAATAGTTGAAAACAAGATAACTTGTTTTCATAAAGTGCAGGATTAACAAATCAATCATGCGAATATATCAAAACGAACAAGAATTCAAGAACAAGTTTACCACTTTTTGCCTCAATGATCACTCTTCTTTCCCGAACCATAATACTTCTCATACCATCTAACAAACTTCTTCAACCCCGTTTGAAGATCCGTTGTTGGTTTATACCCAAACTCCCTTTGCGCCAAACTAATATTCGCGTGAGTAAACGGGACATCACCATTTCTAGGCAACTTCATCACACGTCGTTTCGCTTTCACTTTCAACAACTTCTCCAAAATACTAACAAGATCCGAAACAGGCACAGGCGAAGTATTCCCTAAATTAAAAATTCTAAATTGTGCATCTCCTTTCTTCTTTCCACCACTTCCTGTACTCTTTTCAGTGGTGTCTAAAGCACCTAAACAACCCTTTACAATATCATCAATATACGTAAAATCACGCGCAACCGTTCCATGATTACCCGACTCAAAGACGGGTATCGGTTTTCGTTTCAAGATATCTTTAGTGAAGAAAAAGTAAGCCTTGTCCGGTCTACCCCACGGTCCATAAACCGTAAAGAACCTCAAACCCGTTAAAGACAACCCATAGATATGATTATATGTATGTGCGATTTCTTCACCCGCTTTCTTCGTTGCAGCGTATAGGCTCGCGGGTTGATCCGTTCGGTCTTTTTCTGAAAAGGGTACTTTTGTATTCAACCCATAAACAGAACTAGAAGAAGCCCAAACAATTGCAGGCTGTGGATTTGCATTTTTGCATATTTCAAGAACATTAACAAAACCAGCAATGTTACTATGAATATAAGATTTCGGATTCTGCATTGCATATCTAACACCAGCTTGTGCTGCTAAATGCATCACATGAGTAAAATGTACTACCTCAAAGAGTTTGTTCAGCAAAACGGTGTCGTTTATGTCCCCTTCCACAATGAAAATCCCCCTTTTTTCCAACAAAACTTGACGAGCCCTTTTGAGGGTGGGATCGTAATAATCGTTGAAATTGTCCAACCCTAAAACGCCGTCACCACGGCGTTTTAACGCAGTGCTGACGTGGCTTCCGATGAAGCCGGCTGCACCGGTGACTAGAACAGAGTACCCTGTTTCTGTTTCTGATCGAATCTTTGCTGATGATTTGACCCGTTTTTCCCATCCGGGTCCACCCCAAGATTTGATTTTTAAGGATTTGTGAGAAAGATCTGTTGATATTGTTGATGAATTAAATAAGAAAACAAAGATTAATCCAAAGAAAACAACACTCCAAAATGTGACCTTTGCTAGATGTGGATGCCATCTTAATCTATGATAATAATTTGATTTTTCCATCTTGAATTTCCCAGGTGTTGATGGGATATTATCATCTAGATAAGTTGACTTCATGATTTtcaagaaaatcttgaaattgAAAACACCCTTTTAGGGTCTAAACAGATAtacccaaaaaaaataaaaataaaaaaaaaaatcaaatgttTGATGGGATACTATCCAGATGAGATGACTTGATGATTTTCAAGAGAAGCTTGAAATTGAAAACACCCTTTTAGGGTTTGAgtaaatatacaaaaaaaaaaaaaaaaagtttctttTTTCAAGGGTTTGAAGAATGATCCAAATCTTTTGGAGAAAATTGATGATTAATGAAAAAGATTAACAGGGTGGAATGTAAAATCTTGAAATGGGAAACACCCTTTTAGGGTTTGAACAAATATGCAAAAAAGATTGTTTTTTTTTCATCAAAAGATTgttatttttttatgaaaaagaAGAGCAATTTGTTGCTTAATGGAGCAATCTTGTGGGAGTTCTTGATTGTAAAGATTGATGATAGAACGAACACAGAATCAAAGAGAAGAAGAATACGATCAATCAAGCTAAATTCCATTAACAACCCCTAATCCTACTTATACAACTGTTAACTACCTTTAACAACCATCTAACTAACCTGATAACAACTAACCACTCTTTTTACATTTAACCCCCCTCACTTATTACAACTATTACACAACAACCTGAACTATCTATCAACATGTACAATATTGACCCTCATACTTTTGCCTCCTAACAATACTTCCCCCCTAACAAAATTCTTGTCTCAAGAATTGAAATGAGGGAATCTCAGCTGGAATTCTTCCAAATCTTCCCATGTTGCCTCCGTGATTGGCAAATTCTCCCAATGAACCAAAATACTTGTAGCCATCCGATTGTTCTTTTTAGTGATCTTCCTATCCATTATGGCACGAGGCTGAAGTGTAAACCTTGGTTCAGCTGGTAATGGAACTACTTGATCATGGCTGCCATAAGCTGGCTTCAATAGAGAAACATGGAACGTCGGATGTAATTTCGAAGTTGAAGGCAGGTCCAGCTTATAAGCCACTTGCCCTATTTTTTCAATGATCAAAAATGGCCCAAAATATTTAGGACCTAACTTCTGATGAGTATGAGCCTTCATTGTCTTCTGGACATAAGCTTGTAGCTTAACATAGACCCAATCTCCAATTTTAAAATTCCGTTCTGTCCTCTTTTTGTCTGCATATTGTTTCATTTGATTTTTGGCTCTACACAAAGACTTCTTTAGGTTCACAAGTTTCAACTCCCTAGCTGCAAATAGTTGGTCAATGGATTCTAGCTTTGATTCATGGGGAATGAAAGGAATGTGGACAGGAGGATGTAccccatatagagcttcaaaggGAGACATTCCTATGGCAGAATGCCATGTAGAATTGTACCACCACTCAGCAAGAGTCAACCATTTAGGCCATTGTAGTGGAGTATCCATAACCATGCATCTAAGGTATGATTCCAAGCATCTATTCAAGACCTCAGTCTGCCCATCAgactgaggatgatatgcagatGAGAAGGCCAACTGTATTCCTTGTAACTTCATAAAATCTTTCCAAAACTCACTTAGGAAAACAGCATCTCTATCCGATACTATAGTAGAGGGGCAACCATGTAATTTGAAGACATTATCAAACAAAAGTTGAGCTACTTGTGCAGCAGTAAAGGGATGAGCTAAACTCATAAAATGAGCATATTTTGTGAATCTGTCTACAACCACTAGGATAGTGTCCTTACCAAAAGCCTTAGGTAGACCACCTATAAAATCCATAGCAATATCAGAAAAGACAGATGTAGGTGTAGGCAGCGGCTGCAATAACCCGGGTGTAGCTATTCGCTCATATTTAGCCCTTTGACAAGTCACACATTCTTTCACAAAAGCCTTCACATCCCTGTCACACTTTTTCCAATAAAACATACTCTTCAGCCTATGCAGAGTAGGGGTATACCCAGAATGTCCTCCTGATGCAGACGAATGACACAACTCCAAAATTTCTTTCCTCACATCTGCACTATTACCAATGACCATCTTGCCCTTCCTTCTTAAAACATCATTAACCCAAGTCATTTGTTTAACCGATACCCCAGACTTCAAGGATTGAATAATAGCCTGTATTTGATTATCCTGAATCCAACTGTTTTGAATTTTATCCCACAGCAAGGGTTTCACAGAACCAATACTCATTTGGAATAATGTCAATCCTTCCACTCTTGATAGTGCATCAGCCACAGAATTTTCACTACCCTTTTTGTAAACTATTTCATAATCATAACCCACCAATTTTGACAGCCATTTTTGTTGTAAGAGTGTATTAACCGTTTGTTCCAAAAGATATTTTAAGCTCCTCTGGTCTGTTCGAATGATGAAGTGTTTGGTTATCAAATAATGATGCCAATGCTTGACTGCCATAAGAATGGCCAGCAATTCCTTCTCATAAACTGACATAGACATCTGATTGATAGAAATACCCTTGCTAATGAAAGCCAATGGATGCCCTTCCTGCAT
This genomic interval carries:
- the LOC110900284 gene encoding putative disease resistance protein RGA4; this translates as MAEAAAAALVKVIFQKLADEAFKKYARSQNIHSELKQLGITLTQIQALLNDASHKETTHESVRLWLNSLQHLAYDIDDVLDDVATEAMHRELTPESEASTSMVRKLLIPTCCTNFSLSHRLTPKLDSINSKLQHLEKQKSDLGLIVKDEKPKGTSRRNETSLLESDVVGREGEREKLINKLLQDEPSKQNFIIVPIVGMGGVGKTTLARILYNDTRVKGQFELMAWVCVSDEFDIFKISQTIYQSVVKESKQFTDTNQLQIALKEKLEGKRFLVVLDDVWNENYDDWENLVRPFHSGATGSRVIMTTRKQQLLKKIGFNHLDHLERLSHEDALSLLALHALDVDNFDSHATLKPQAEGIVKKCGGLPLALKAIGRLMRTKTQEEEWNDVLNSEIWDLESADEIVPALRLSYHDLSADLKRLFAYCSLFPKDFLFEKEELVLLWMAEGYLNESVANKSPECLGHECFEKLLSRSFFQRAPSGEPFFVMHDLINDLATFVAGEYFLRFDNQMDMTEEALAKYRHMSFIREEYVAFQKFGAFEKARSLRTLLAVYVGVDHWWNDFYLSSKILVDLLPELPLLRVLSLSRFSISEVPNSIGTLKHLRYLNLSKTNIKELPENVGNLYNLQTLIVFGCKSLTNLPKSFFKLKRLRHFDIRNTPLLKKLPLGIGELKSLQTLTRIIIGGNSSFSITELKGLKDLHGEISIEGLNKVQSSMHAREANLSFKGIDKLELKWDDGSASETLEKEVLNELKPRSDKLKMLEVECYEGMEFPKWVGDPSFNRLVHVSLRACRKCTSLPPLGRLPSLEILRFEDMSSWEVWSTNSEAMFPCLRELQIKNCPNLIDVSVEALPSLRVLRIYKCCESVLRSLVRAASSTTEMEIGSILGLTDEVWRGVIENLGALEELSIQDCDEIRYLWESDAEASKVLVNLKELKVSGCKKLVSLGEKEEDEDNIGSNLLSSLRKLEIQSCESMERLCCPNSIQSLRIFFCDSLRHVSFPRATTTGGGGQNLKSLTIDISFCENLKSINQLSNSTHLTSLSISYCGNMELFSDLHQLSNLTRLYISSCESIESFPNLQLPNLTDLDVRYCKNMKAFGDLQLPNLISCSIWSCKNLESFPDLQLSKLTMLKEMDIRYCPMMDASFPRGLWPPNLCLLRIGGLKKPISEWGNQNFPASLVDLTLSDEPDVRNFSQLSHLFPSSLTSLYIVSFDILESLSTGLQHLTSLQHLLIDDCPKVNDLPETLLPSLLCLSISNCPKLKERCEGRGSHYWPLISHIPCIEIED
- the LOC110900281 gene encoding UDP-glucuronate 4-epimerase 3, with amino-acid sequence MKSTYLDDNIPSTPGKFKMEKSNYYHRLRWHPHLAKVTFWSVVFFGLIFVFLFNSSTISTDLSHKSLKIKSWGGPGWEKRVKSSAKIRSETETGYSVLVTGAAGFIGSHVSTALKRRGDGVLGLDNFNDYYDPTLKRARQVLLEKRGIFIVEGDINDTVLLNKLFEVVHFTHVMHLAAQAGVRYAMQNPKSYIHSNIAGFVNVLEICKNANPQPAIVWASSSSVYGLNTKVPFSEKDRTDQPASLYAATKKAGEEIAHTYNHIYGLSLTGLRFFTVYGPWGRPDKAYFFFTKDILKRKPIPVFESGNHGTVARDFTYIDDIVKGCLGALDTTEKSTGSGGKKKGDAQFRIFNLGNTSPVPVSDLVSILEKLLKVKAKRRVMKLPRNGDVPFTHANISLAQREFGYKPTTDLQTGLKKFVRWYEKYYGSGKKSDH